The DNA window GCCGCCTGGCAGCCGGTGACCGACACCCCGCCCGACGACAGCCGGCACCGCCCGAAGCGGAGGTTCTCCCGCCCGCTGGTGATCGGTGGCGCGGCCGCCGCCGCGACGCTCGTGGTGAGCCTGGGCGTCGGCGCCCTGCTGCTGCCGGGTGGCGACCGCCCGGCCGAGCGGACCGCCGCCGACGCGCCGGCGGTCGTCGACCCGGACGGAACGGAGCAGACCGAGAGCGGCCCGCCAGCCGACGCGCTAGTCCCCGGCTCCGCCAGCCCGTCGGCCTCGCCGACCACCGTGAAGCCCAGCCCGACGAAGAAGGTCACGCCCCGGCCCAGCCGGACCAAGGCCCCGTCGCGCCAACTGGAGCGCAGCAGCGCGCCGAGCAACACCGGCGCCCGGACCACCTCCTCCGGAAACCTCAGCGCCGAGCTCCAGCAGGTCGTCGACCTGGTGAACCAGGAACGGGCCAAGGCCGGCTGCAAGGCGCTGACCGTCAACTCCAAGCTGACGCTCGCCGCCCAGCGGCACAGCCAGGACCAGGCCGACCACAAGAAGATGTCGCACGACGGCAGCGACGGCAGCAACGTCGGCCAGCGGCTCGACCGCGCCGGCTACGCCTGGCGGGCGTACGGCGAAAACGTCGCCTGGAACCAGCAGAGCCCGGCCGCCGTGATG is part of the Micromonospora sp. WMMD980 genome and encodes:
- a CDS encoding CAP domain-containing protein, with translation MYRWTDPIDPDDASRRPEPPTDQGPAWLTDRPQPQSSYLFGDQPAQPPTGNLPPTLDAGRYGDVDGPGHGPTGYDTDPTTTHPGYGHPAQAGYGHEGTSAGYPDAGPGYPDAGPGYADAGPGYGHGVAAPGYGHDAPFEPAGAYPADRDRWNGEELPDRARWNGEEQPAGAWAQPTAAWQPVTDTPPDDSRHRPKRRFSRPLVIGGAAAAATLVVSLGVGALLLPGGDRPAERTAADAPAVVDPDGTEQTESGPPADALVPGSASPSASPTTVKPSPTKKVTPRPSRTKAPSRQLERSSAPSNTGARTTSSGNLSAELQQVVDLVNQERAKAGCKALTVNSKLTLAAQRHSQDQADHKKMSHDGSDGSNVGQRLDRAGYAWRAYGENVAWNQQSPAAVMDAWMNSEGHRANILNCSFTQIGVGVARSNGPYWTQDFGTPR